DNA sequence from the Methanolobus sp. ZRKC5 genome:
TTTGAGTTATATGATGATTTCAGTGGCTCCAGCTTATTTGGCAATTGGGAATCGTACACGACAGGTGGCAGTGAGCTAAAAGTTTCTAATGGTGTATCCAATCTCATAGTTCCAAAATTCCATCCGGAGGATGTTGTAAGTATCAAATCCAAGGATGAGTTCCCGATAAATTCCATGTTCGTGGTCAAAAGGAAAAAAGTGACCACAGGTACCGACAGTCGCGGTCCTATCATAGCACAGGGATTTGTAGACCCCCAAAGGGAAACAAAAAATCAGGTATTAACATCCACCGAACTTGAGAATGAGACCAAGGTGACCTGGATTCTTAAAAATTCCAAAAGTGATGCCCGTTATTTCCCCGCAGATATTACAAGTGTTAATGTAGCCGAAGGTGACTGGTACACAGTAGGCGTTGCATGGTATATGGGGGATGAATTTGGAAAGATAGCCTGGTTCAAGAATGGTGTCAGGGACAGCAGAATGGACCTTACGGCAACAGAAGAGAACAATTATATTCCTCTTACGGACATGAAGGTCTATCTGTTTGCAAGCACCTATTCCGATGTTTCAGATAACACCGGATATGCATCTTTTGATTATGCCTACGTGCGCAATTTTGTTTCTGAAGAGCCAACTGTAATGTTCGCAGGTAACATAGCACAAGAAGAGACAATTACAGAAGTTGAACCTGCAAGGATAAATATAACTCCTGCAAGTGGTCTTATGAGTGCGATCCGAATCTTTGGCACAGAAGGTTATGATGATGCCACTATAGTAGATCTCAAAGATAGCGGGATCAATACTGTAATGTTGCTTACAGATGGTGATGACGTCTGGAACCTGGAAAGATTCGTAAAACAGGCTCGTGACAACGACATGCAGGTATATGCAATGATATTCAATGATCCGAAGAGTGATTCTGATGAAGACAATTCTGTGTACGTCAAAAATGTACTGGAAAAAGTCATTGATTATAACAACAAGTCACTTTCAGCTTTTGATGGTGTTGATATTGCACTTGATCCATGCAGTGATGACCCTGAGGAAGCCTGCACTCTGAATCTGCTTCTTCTTGAGGATGTCCGTGAGATAGTAGGAGACGAACTTGCTGTGGCTATTGATATTCCGGCATCATATGCTCTGGCAGATATTCCTGAGGTTTCAGCAAGTGCTGACCTTATAGTCCTTCAGACATATTCTCTGGATGATAATTATCCCCAAACCAAAGATGCGATCATAGATTCTATAGCACCAAAGATGGGTGAAATAAGGATATCCGAATCAAAAGCTATCATTGGAATCGCAGTAAATGAAGGCTTCATGACCGATACTGGTGTCCAGAGCTTACTGGAAGAGCTTCAGGATTACTATGCCAACGATACTGCATTCATGGGTACTTCAATAGTCGTCTACGAAGATTATGATGAGTACAGTATGATACCTGAAACAACAGAAGAAAGTAGGGGAATACCAGGATTTACTGTATTGTTCGCTGCTGCCGGGTTGCTGGCAGTCTCATACAGACAAAAAAGAAGATGATGTGATAATCACATCATCTGATTCTATTTTTCAAATTTTGTTCTTTATTTTATTTTTTCAAAAGCTCAACTGCCAGGTCCCTGAGTTTGAACTTCTGCACTTTTCCACTTGCAGTAAGTGGATAATCATCCACGAAGAAAACATGTTTCGGAACTTTGTAGCGTGCTATTTTTGAGCGACTATAATCCCTTACATCCTCTTCGGTGAGTTCATTTCCGTCCTTGGGGACCACAAAGGCTCCTACTATCTCACCGTATTTCTCATCAGGTATACCAACGACCTGTGCACTCTTGACACCTGGTACTGTGAACAGGAATTCTTCGATCTCCCTTGGATAGATATTCTCACCGCCACGGATTATCATATCCTTTATACGACCAGTGATGCGGTAATATCCGGCTTCATCAACTGTTGCAAGGTCTCCGCTGTGCAGCCATCCTTCCTTGTCAATTGCTATCTCTGTCATTTCAGGCATCTTGTAGTATCCTTTCATGACATTGTAACCACGGCAGCATATCTCACCCTGAACATCCGGTCCCACATTTTCTCCTGTTTCCGGATCGACTATCTTCACCTCTATCTCAGGCAAGGAAGTTCCAACTGTACTGACACGGCGCTCGATAGGATCATCTGTGCTGGTCTGGGTAAATACAGGTGATGCTTCTGTAAGTCCGTAGGCAATGGTAATGTCCTTGCAGTTCATTTCATTGATAACCTTTTTCATAGCTTCAATAGGACATGGAGAACCTGCCATGATACCTGTTCTAAGTGAGGAAAGGTCGAACATTTTGAACATCGGGTGGCTGAACTCTGCAATGAACATTGTTGGCACACCGTAGAGGGCTGTACATTTTTCTTTCTGGACTGCAGCCAGCACCATGAGCGGGTCGAATAACTCGATTATCACAAGTGTACCACCATGGGTTAGAGTTGCAAGTACACCGAGCACAATTCCAAAACAGTGGAAGAGCGGTACGGGCAGGCAGACTATATCTTTTTCAGTGAATTTCTGCCTTTCTCCGATATAGTATCCGTTGTTTAGGATATTGTAATGGGTCAGCATGACACCTTTCGGGAAACCCGTTGTTCCTGATGTATACTGCATATTGATGACATCATGTGTGTCGAGTGTTTTCATGATCTTGTGAATCTCTTCATCATTGCCATGATTTCCCAAAAGGAATAACTCACGGGTGCTGTACATTCCCCTGTGTTTTTCCTGACCGATGAAAATAACACTTTTCAGACAAGGGAACTTCTCGCTCTTAAGATTTCCACGGCTCTGTGTCTTCAGTTCAGGAACCAGTTCATTGATCGTGTCAATATAACTTACGTCCCTGAAACCGTCGATAATGGCAATGGCTTTCAGGTCAGCCTGTTTCATTACATACTCGACTTCATGGATCTTGTATGCGGTATTGACTGTAACTAGAACAGCACCGATCTTTGATGTTGCGAACATGAAGGTCAGCCAGTCAGGCACGTTCGTTGCCCATATACCAACTTTGTCACCTTTGCCTATACCAAGCTCTATTAGTCCCTTGGCCAGCATATTGACACGCTCGTCGAATTCTTTATAGGTGAATCTCAGATCCCTGTCGGGATAGATCATAAATTCCCTGTCCGGGTCATTCATGACCTGTTTCTCGAAAAAACCACCAATTGTATCATTTGTAAAAGGCATGATTAATTTCTCCTTGATATCATTTACAACTATCACTTTCTTCCTGCAGGTGCTCTTCAAGGTCTTTCCTTCTGTCATCAGGTATAGGAACCGATTTCTTATTGATGAAATCGTAGTGAACAATTGTAGATCTGCCTATTGCACCAATTTTCCCGTTTTGCCATGCTTCCTGGGTTACTGTGAATGATGAGTTACCTATCCTTGAGATGTAGGTGAGTATATCGACGTCTGCTCCATAGAACATTTCACCTACGTAATTGTACTCTGTCCTTGCCATGATAAGTTTCCAGTTCTCATAGCTCAGGTCAAGGTCAGGAGTAAACAGTCTGAATACAGGATTACGAGCCTGTTCGAACCATATGGCAATGGCAATATTATTGGCGTGTTTTAATCCGTCAATATCACCGAATCTGGGAGTAACAGTTGTTTTGAACATATTGATCTTCTTTATTAGTAAGGAGCGTATACGACTGCCAGTATCTTTGCATCTTCATTACCCATTGCATGGACATAGTGAGGAACTATAGAATCGTAATAGATACTGTCACCGCTTGAGAGCTTGAAGCTGTCCTTTCCGTAAAGGATCTCTATCTGGCCATTGAGTACGTAAATGAACTCTTCTCCTTCATGTGAAGATTGTTTTGCCTCACCTGATCCAGGAGGATGAACATCAATTATGAATGGTTCCATATGCCTGTCAGCCTTGTCACTAGCAAGTGAAAAGAAGTCTAGTGTGCTTTTTTCACATGTGTCGCAGTTACCGGAGAACTTTACGATATTTTTTGAAGCGCCGCTTTTAGTAACCACAGGTTCGTTGTGAGGAGCATCATCAAGGAAAGTGCCCAAACGAACTCCAAGAGCCCTTGCGATTTGCATCAGGGGAGTCAATGAAGGAACAAGTGCACCATTTTCAAGTTGTTCGATGAGTTCACTGTTTGTATTGCTACTTTTTGCCAGTTCTTCCACAGACATTTTCTGCATTTCACGTATCTGGCGTATTTTATCGCCCAATTGGTTCTTTTCAGCCATTGTGTATTCCTCTTATTGTTTTTGTCAAAATCGTGTTCTAATGCTTATGATATTTTGAGTTATAACATTTACCTTATTGTAGTATTTCAGCATATTATAGTGGAATTTTATGAACGTTAGTGAAACAAAAAACGACACGGCTATTATTAAATTGTTCGCTTTGATTAATACATCCGATAGCACTAAATTGGATTTTTTGATGGCATTTAAACATTGTAGCGAGTTTGCAGGAATATCACCAAGTGAACTAATTGTAGTTCTGGAATAGGGGCTCTGTATAAATCCTTATTTGAAAAATAAAAACAATCTTGAAATACTCATAAGAGGATTTCGATAAACTACCATCAATACTCATACAATTTAATAAAATTTAAATAATAGCAAAGCAAATTTACTATTATGGATTCTTTTACTGATTTTGCCTTAAATGAAGAATATAAGCGTCTCCAATCTGTCGGAGATAAGCTTGCTGAAATTGAATATTTAGTAGATTGGAAGCCTTTTCGCCCTATTCTGGAGTCAATGTACATAAACAGAACAGCTTCAGGCGGACGGCCTGAAGCTGATGTTATTGTAATGTTCAAGATGCTTGTTCTGCAACAATGGCATGGTCTTTCTGATGCTGAGCTTGAAAAGCAGTGTATTGACAGGATATCCTTTAGGAAATTCCTGGGATTTCCTGAATATGTACCAGACAGTACAACTGTCTGGTCATTCAGGAAGAGAATTATCGACAATGGTAAAGAAAAAGCGGTGTGGGATGAAATGCAGAATCAGCTTGATGCTCTTGGTTTGAAGATTAAAAAAGGAATGATCCAGGATGCAACTTTTATTCACTCAGATCCAGGACATGCAAAAGCAGATGTACTCAGAGGAAAAGATGCGAAAACAAGAAGAAGCAAAGATGGAACCTGGACTAAGAAAAATGGTAAATCTCACTTTGGATACAAACTTCATACAATTATTGATAAGGATTATGAACTAATCAGAAGATTTGAGACAACAACTGCATCACTTCACGATTCACAGGTTGATCTGTCTGAAAAGGGTGAAGTGGTGTATAGAGATAAAGGATATTTTGGAGCAATAGCAAAAGGTTTTGCAGCAACAATGCAACGAGCTGTAAGAGGACATCCTTTAGGAATAATGGATATCCTCAGAAATGAAAGAATAAGTGTGAAAAGAGTCCCTTGCGAAAGAGTGTATGCAGTGACAAAAGAAATATTTAAAACCAGAAAGGTTCTTGTTACAACTGTAGAAAGAGTGAATGCAAAAATGTTGATGACAGCTTTTTGTTTTAATCTGCATCAATTGAGGACACTAAAAACCAAAGGAGTAATTTAGGATAGCGGAAGCTATACTAAAAATAAGGATTAATGAAGAGAAATAAACAAAATGATAAAAAATGAGAGGATATAATTGAGTTTGAATACTTTAATGATCTAAAATGAGGGAATATCGAAATCCTCATAAGTTTTTCCCCTCTCCCCCAAACTCCCTCACCCCTTTTTTTTATAAACAGGAGTCCTTATAGTAGGCGTTTTATCATCCTTATTCCATGTAATACAAAATTACACTTAGAGAATCCATCATCTTTCAATCAGAATATAATCAATCAGGAAAAATTGAAAAATATCTTTAATATCGGATAGTATATTTTCAATGATCATTAGCTTTCATTCTCGCCTGAATACCGAGGATTTCTACAGAGTCGGAATGGGAGCAACTGAAATAGCGAGTTTAACAGTAAGCCAATTTAAATGACAAATTATAGTTTCACATTCATAAATAATAAATATATACTGTGGTGTGGATGTTGCTATATACTTTAACATCCAAACTAATATGGGGTTAATTATACATGCACAGTTTATTATAATTAATGGGGTGGGCTATGACAACTCTTTTTAATGATTGTTAACTGTGTTAATTTTTCATGTAATAAATTTATTTTATGGGGAAATTAATTTATGACAGATGAAAGGTTCCAAGGCACGGGAGAAAAGGAGACCAGTGTTTCCAGAGATGAAGCTTTTAATGTAGTTGATTTAATTGAAACCGAAATTAACAAACGCGTTGAGCAGCTCGAAAATCACTATGAAAGCCGGGTAGGTAAAACAGGAATAGATGAAGAAACAATATTATCATCAATCGATAAGAACCTATCAATCAGTGATTCAATTCAAACCAAAATAAATGAACGTATTTCAATGCATGTGGCTAAGTCCAGGGTGTATGAAGAAAAAGCAGAAGTTGCCTTTAAAAATTTCATTCCATCAAAAGTATCGGAGGAATTGCGTAAAGATACGACTTACATTTCCTCGGACGATAACCAACAGACAGCTCAGGAAACGATTATCAAAGCCGACCTCGCCCAAACGGCGGAAGTGAAATGGAAAAAAGGTATTACTCTAAGCCTATCAGATAAGGATTTGAGTGAACTTGGAATTCAAAAAGTTGATGACGGGTCTACCGGGAATGTCCAACCAGACAAACTGATGGCCTATATTGAAAAACGAACATTGCAGACTGAATTGTTTGCCAGAACAGATTTGCTTACCAATTGTAAAGTAAGCAAAGTTGCTGAACAGGTCCTTGAAGATATGATCTTTTCTGAACCTGTTGAATCCACAGATACAACTCAATCGGATATCTTTGAGCAAAATACTGACAGTGAAGGAAGTGAATTAACAGTAGATTCTTTGGTGAAAGACCAAGTTGCCTTGCAAATGAAGCATACCACTTCCCCGGAGGCTAAGTTGAAATTTGGAATTTCGGATCGCGCAAGTCAAAAGGATATTGAGCTGGATACGAAAGGATTCAACATAAGCGGTGGTCCGGCAGATGTGGCTGCTTATCATGATTTTTATGATCTTCAGATTGCTTTCCGTCATATATGGACTGAATTGTTCGATCAAGAGTTGGCTAAAAAAGGAAAAGAGCTTTATGAGGAAGCTCTCAAAGAAAAAGAGTATAAAGGTATAAAAATACCGAAAGACACGGTCACCTCAGTTGAGGAGCTTAAACAGTTTAAGGACTACTTGCGTCACACCAAAGAAAAAATCGCTGGTGATGATCCAAGATTTAAAGAAGTAAAAACCTATCTTTTGCCGGAAATAACGGCTTTTCAATGGAGTTGTTTGGACGAGCCAACACAAGATGCAATATATGGTCTAATGCTTAGTTTGAAGGCAAGTTCCTCTACATCTGGTTATGCTCCAGGTGCCGCCGAAAAGGTGGTATTTCAGGAACAAACAGATGCTCGTAAAATACTTGTTACTGCCCTTAATAAAAAAAGCAGAATTGAAAATCTATTTGAAGATCTGGAAGAACGTTTGAAGGGAAAATACTCATTCGATGTTTTTGCAAAAAACGCCATCAACTTTGGTATCCTTGTTAACTATAGGCAAAAGTGGAACCCGCTGAATTATCAAGTCGGTGAACTTGTATCTACTATACCAATGGCTCCAAAGGAAGTACGCCGATATACAAAGAAAAAAGTCGTAAAAAAGAGTAGGGCCATCAAAGAAATAGAGAATGCACTACAAATCAAAAAAATGGA
Encoded proteins:
- a CDS encoding AMP-binding protein, translating into MPFTNDTIGGFFEKQVMNDPDREFMIYPDRDLRFTYKEFDERVNMLAKGLIELGIGKGDKVGIWATNVPDWLTFMFATSKIGAVLVTVNTAYKIHEVEYVMKQADLKAIAIIDGFRDVSYIDTINELVPELKTQSRGNLKSEKFPCLKSVIFIGQEKHRGMYSTRELFLLGNHGNDEEIHKIMKTLDTHDVINMQYTSGTTGFPKGVMLTHYNILNNGYYIGERQKFTEKDIVCLPVPLFHCFGIVLGVLATLTHGGTLVIIELFDPLMVLAAVQKEKCTALYGVPTMFIAEFSHPMFKMFDLSSLRTGIMAGSPCPIEAMKKVINEMNCKDITIAYGLTEASPVFTQTSTDDPIERRVSTVGTSLPEIEVKIVDPETGENVGPDVQGEICCRGYNVMKGYYKMPEMTEIAIDKEGWLHSGDLATVDEAGYYRITGRIKDMIIRGGENIYPREIEEFLFTVPGVKSAQVVGIPDEKYGEIVGAFVVPKDGNELTEEDVRDYSRSKIARYKVPKHVFFVDDYPLTASGKVQKFKLRDLAVELLKK
- a CDS encoding cupin domain-containing protein — encoded protein: MAEKNQLGDKIRQIREMQKMSVEELAKSSNTNSELIEQLENGALVPSLTPLMQIARALGVRLGTFLDDAPHNEPVVTKSGASKNIVKFSGNCDTCEKSTLDFFSLASDKADRHMEPFIIDVHPPGSGEAKQSSHEGEEFIYVLNGQIEILYGKDSFKLSSGDSIYYDSIVPHYVHAMGNEDAKILAVVYAPY
- a CDS encoding DUF2341 domain-containing protein: MLLKRIIYATLLLLICIVLVQTCAALTYSGGGVWNFSEEITIKENSGNNLINYQIPIVLDSSNFDFSIARSEGEDIRFSSGDKQLQHWIEEWDVSMEEAVVWVKVPSIAANGSAKITMQYGNPDAVDVSSGSSTFELYDDFSGSSLFGNWESYTTGGSELKVSNGVSNLIVPKFHPEDVVSIKSKDEFPINSMFVVKRKKVTTGTDSRGPIIAQGFVDPQRETKNQVLTSTELENETKVTWILKNSKSDARYFPADITSVNVAEGDWYTVGVAWYMGDEFGKIAWFKNGVRDSRMDLTATEENNYIPLTDMKVYLFASTYSDVSDNTGYASFDYAYVRNFVSEEPTVMFAGNIAQEETITEVEPARINITPASGLMSAIRIFGTEGYDDATIVDLKDSGINTVMLLTDGDDVWNLERFVKQARDNDMQVYAMIFNDPKSDSDEDNSVYVKNVLEKVIDYNNKSLSAFDGVDIALDPCSDDPEEACTLNLLLLEDVREIVGDELAVAIDIPASYALADIPEVSASADLIVLQTYSLDDNYPQTKDAIIDSIAPKMGEIRISESKAIIGIAVNEGFMTDTGVQSLLEELQDYYANDTAFMGTSIVVYEDYDEYSMIPETTEESRGIPGFTVLFAAAGLLAVSYRQKRR
- a CDS encoding thioesterase family protein produces the protein MFKTTVTPRFGDIDGLKHANNIAIAIWFEQARNPVFRLFTPDLDLSYENWKLIMARTEYNYVGEMFYGADVDILTYISRIGNSSFTVTQEAWQNGKIGAIGRSTIVHYDFINKKSVPIPDDRRKDLEEHLQEESDSCK
- a CDS encoding IS5 family transposase, translating into MDSFTDFALNEEYKRLQSVGDKLAEIEYLVDWKPFRPILESMYINRTASGGRPEADVIVMFKMLVLQQWHGLSDAELEKQCIDRISFRKFLGFPEYVPDSTTVWSFRKRIIDNGKEKAVWDEMQNQLDALGLKIKKGMIQDATFIHSDPGHAKADVLRGKDAKTRRSKDGTWTKKNGKSHFGYKLHTIIDKDYELIRRFETTTASLHDSQVDLSEKGEVVYRDKGYFGAIAKGFAATMQRAVRGHPLGIMDILRNERISVKRVPCERVYAVTKEIFKTRKVLVTTVERVNAKMLMTAFCFNLHQLRTLKTKGVI